A window of the Bombina bombina isolate aBomBom1 chromosome 3, aBomBom1.pri, whole genome shotgun sequence genome harbors these coding sequences:
- the LOC128652414 gene encoding uncharacterized protein LOC128652414 has protein sequence MEALLQELLSAARRNGEGWIRQQLSTAGEAATTGPVVEAAVGSGRRPARRSRPPERLSPEVGRRRSGRERSQPAGPQEQARSETGRGQRTGAGAEARPRAAPGSDVITARQRAETGTSRGRGRAGRTGRSARESGVTRGELRVEAQDASGRGTPTQQDRFTEPPLELNASGDFPDEEEDPLEGTSAGPVTASQEPVAGGRTGRRDTRPDRTATSGVRRRSRSPRRRTRGGGSPASPTWARVDRSRDRSRYGRGRSPARREAVRRRLDVSRGREEVDRDRGRGEEARPVREEGAGTVQQPAGEVAGGAPCVNVAVPGEREAMVSGLRALLASLENPGRGTSVAAAWTTPGLTPAVGGPQVAAASLETPASNGGEVVRVPESALRRPCLCSVGPLGIHLTGELREKIGKREFIEIFSLLPLEHVLEVKEDEKEKGKKEEEERKKRWRKLPKTFINWSRAFRILASVICEKTPDQGASLFCYYDEISSAYGTYGGMAWWRYDEGFRQRLAVRPEMRWDDRDMSIWLEMMTPLRGGHSFRGPGQTPGGGVPGGSGPALRKGVCFQFNDGQCKFGASCKYKHECSGCGGVHPFAKCFKKGKQGSRSGDVGSSGADAGEGRKDGPMVRGLRQ, from the exons atggaggcCTTGTTGCAGGAGTTGCTGTCGGCGGCAAGGAGAAATGGCGAAGGTTGGATCCGGCAGCAGTTGTCCACGGCTGGGGAGGCAGCCACAACAGGTCCGGTGGTGGAGGCGGCAGTCGGGAGCGGaagacggccggccaggaggtcgaggccaccggaacgCTTGAGCCCGGAGGTCGGCAGGAGGAGATCCGGTCGGGAGAGGAGCCAGCCAGCAGGCCCACAGGAACAGGCGAGGTCGGAGACCGGCAGAGGCCAACGGACTGGAGCGGGAGCTGAGGCCCGGCCGAGGGCGGCGCCGGGGTCTGACGTCATCACGGCACGTCAGcgggcggaaacagggacatcgagAGGTCGCGGCAGAGCAGGACGGACCGGGAGAAGCGCTCGGGAGTCAG GGGTGACCAGGGGAGAGCTGAGAGTGGAGGCTCAGGACGCCTCTGGAAGAGGCACTCCAACGCAGCAGGACCGGTTTACGGAGCCACCGCTTGAGCTCAACGCCAGTGGTGACTTTCCAGATGAAGAGGAGGATCCCTTGGAAGGCACTTCAGCAGGACCGGTAACGGCGAgtcag GAGCCAGTAGCAGGAGGTAGGACCGGGAGAAGAGACACGCGGCCGGACAGGACGGCGACCTCGGGAGTACGCAGGAGGTCTAGGTCGCCGCGGAGGAGGACAAGAGGAGGAGGATCACCAGCATCACCCACCTGGGCTCGGGTGGACAGGAGCCGCGACCGGAGCAGGTACGGCAGGGGGAGGTCACCTGCCCGAAGGGAAGCGGTACGGAGGAGGCTGGACGTGAGCCGAGGAAGGGAAGAAGTAGACAGGGACAGAGGCCGCGGGGAGGAAGCAAGGCCAGTACGCGAGGAGGGCGCAGGAacggtgcagcagccagcaggtgaggtggCTGGTGGGGCACCATGTGTGAATGTGGCTGTGCCTGGTGAGAGGGAAGCTATGGTTTCAGGTTTGAGAGCTTTACTTGCGTCGTTGGAAAACCCGGGTAGGGGGACTTCGGTGGCGGCAGCGTGGACCACGCCAGGGCTTACCCCGGCTGTGGGGGGGCCGCAAGTAGCGGCGGCAAGCTTGGAAACCCCTGCGAGCAATGGGGGAGAGGTGGTTAGGGTGCCAGAAAGCGCATTACGGAGACCATGTCTCTGTTCAGTTGGCCCTTTAGGGATTCACTTAACCGGTGAATTGAGAGAAAAGATTGGAAAACGGGAATTTATAGAGATTTTCTCCCTGTTACCCCTGGAGCATGTTCTAGAGGTTAAGGAGGatgagaaagaaaaagggaaaaaggaggaggaggagcgtaAGAAGCGTTGGCGTAAACTGCCAAAGACATTTATTAATTGGTCGCGTGCCTTCCGCATCTTGGCGAGTGTCATATGCGAGAAGACCCCAGATCAGGGGGCTTCCTTGTTTTGTTATTATGACGAAATCTCCAGTGCATACGGGACCTACGGGGGaatggcgtggtggcggtacgacgagggCTTTAGGCAGCGGTTGGCGGTTCGgccggagatgcggtgggacgacagagatATGAGCATTTGGCTCGAGATGATGACCCCCTTGAGGGGTGGACATTCCTTTCGGGGCCCTGGGCAAACGCCCGGGGGCGGGGTCCCTGGGGGGTCTGGACCTGCCCTTAGAAAAGGAGTATGTTTCCAGTTCAACGACGGGCAATGTAAGTTTGGGgcctcgtgcaaatacaagcacgagtgttccgGTTGCGGGGGTGTGCACCCTTTCGCAAAATGCTTCAAGAAGGGTAAGCAAGGGTCCCGGTCGGGGGATGTGGGTTCATCGGGCGCGGACGCCggtgagggtcgaaaagatggcCCCATGGTTAGAGGCTTACGCCAATAA